In Anaerolineales bacterium, the following proteins share a genomic window:
- a CDS encoding sialidase family protein, with translation MPNITSSRTKKSTVKLFSLVYLYLFYIVLAAALILPVTGAYAQNTGWSYPEVMPSLDLNITPPILVADQDGTLHAFSSQFIETPNGNARVVIYNKWTLETGWTLPVDILLSPFKEARVTDVYLDQEGFFNLVFFGGDETGADIFYSKVPHDEVANARFWMEPIIIGEQAANPEGAVFAQNAHGELIVLFYGRQFGNGLYVVKSDDNGDTWSFPTPIYIASEDTPYIFNIHVVNSKTGWLHVIWNVNSLGGQGRGIYYTRSVDGEIWDQPVVLAEAKEGLGPTTPTIIEHNEELIALYNLPPKIIMQRSVDNGISWQDPAIIFSRHVGVNGSLAPVVDGNNTLHLFFGQRISGSPDIHGMWHSVWENNRWVEPEAVIRGPRILDTTGYTGFDPYNARAISVQGNLLMVMWNTDPGNEMIQNGAWYSYKILNLPDASTTLLPAIQSSEAPLNNRSTPFPEATSPSPLPLYTDDHVVGQTNDIEPEGTRLPNIFLYSIISLILLIILIFNSQVFRRKRQK, from the coding sequence ATGCCTAATATCACCAGCTCTCGAACTAAGAAATCCACCGTAAAACTATTCTCGTTGGTGTACCTGTACCTATTTTACATTGTACTTGCGGCTGCTTTGATTCTTCCAGTCACAGGTGCATATGCCCAGAATACCGGATGGAGCTATCCGGAGGTTATGCCTTCTCTTGATTTGAATATCACGCCTCCGATTCTCGTTGCCGATCAAGATGGTACTTTGCACGCTTTTTCCTCCCAGTTTATAGAAACGCCTAATGGAAATGCCCGGGTAGTTATTTACAACAAATGGACTCTTGAAACTGGCTGGACACTACCTGTAGACATATTACTCTCGCCTTTCAAGGAGGCACGAGTAACTGACGTATACCTCGACCAGGAAGGTTTTTTTAATCTGGTGTTTTTCGGTGGCGATGAAACAGGCGCTGATATTTTTTATTCGAAGGTGCCTCATGACGAGGTTGCCAATGCCCGTTTTTGGATGGAGCCGATCATTATCGGCGAGCAGGCCGCTAACCCTGAAGGTGCAGTGTTTGCCCAAAATGCTCACGGAGAGTTAATTGTACTATTTTATGGTAGACAGTTTGGGAATGGCTTGTATGTTGTCAAGTCTGATGATAATGGAGATACATGGTCTTTCCCCACTCCCATCTATATAGCAAGCGAGGATACGCCATATATCTTCAACATTCATGTAGTGAATAGTAAGACAGGTTGGCTACATGTCATATGGAATGTTAATAGCCTTGGCGGGCAGGGACGCGGTATTTATTATACTCGTTCGGTAGATGGTGAAATATGGGATCAGCCTGTCGTCCTTGCCGAAGCCAAGGAAGGTTTAGGCCCTACGACACCTACGATTATCGAACATAATGAAGAATTGATCGCTTTGTATAATCTGCCTCCAAAAATCATTATGCAACGCTCTGTGGACAATGGAATTTCATGGCAGGATCCAGCTATCATCTTTTCAAGGCATGTTGGAGTCAATGGGTCTCTAGCTCCGGTTGTTGACGGTAATAACACCTTGCATCTTTTCTTTGGGCAACGGATTTCCGGGAGTCCGGATATCCATGGCATGTGGCATAGTGTATGGGAAAACAACCGGTGGGTTGAACCGGAGGCGGTAATAAGAGGTCCACGTATTCTTGATACGACAGGATATACAGGCTTCGATCCTTATAATGCCCGTGCAATTTCTGTTCAAGGGAACCTATTGATGGTTATGTGGAATACAGATCCAGGCAACGAAATGATACAAAATGGGGCCTGGTACTCATATAAAATTTTGAATCTTCCTGATGCCTCGACTACTTTGTTGCCTGCCATCCAGTCTTCCGAAGCGCCCTTAAATAATAGAAGCACACCGTTTCCTGAAGCAACTTCACCTTCTCCCCTGCCGTTATATACCGATGATCATGTGGTTGGGCAAACGAATGATATCGAGCCCGAAGGGACTCGCCTGCCAAACATCTTCTTATATTCGATTATATCCCTCATACTATTAATAATATTAATTTTTAATTCTCAGGTTTTTAGGCGTAAAAGGCAAAAATAA
- a CDS encoding ABC transporter permease, with protein sequence MRQIISNLKILFYHRDLLFTWTYRIIRGRYQQSVLGGLWAIIVPAASTVIFSIIFTLFVPVDTGETPYLIFSYAAMVPWTLFSSSIGDMVESLTSNINLVSKIYFPREILPISALLARLVDAGISFILLIMLMLYYRVVVNPMELFYFPIILAVQCCLSLGIGFFGSALHVFYRDMRPVIILGLQLWFYASPVIYPLSAVPNSLKSLYSLNPMVGVIESFRAIMLSQQISGSVIVPAALLAVLILIFGYWFFKRAEFQFADVI encoded by the coding sequence ATGAGACAAATTATATCCAATCTAAAAATTCTATTTTATCATCGTGATCTGTTATTCACTTGGACATATCGAATCATTCGTGGAAGATATCAGCAATCTGTTCTTGGCGGGTTATGGGCGATTATCGTACCCGCTGCATCCACAGTGATTTTTAGCATAATATTCACGCTATTTGTTCCTGTAGATACAGGTGAAACACCTTACCTGATTTTTTCTTACGCTGCCATGGTTCCTTGGACTTTGTTTTCCTCCTCTATAGGCGATATGGTGGAATCTCTGACAAGCAACATAAACTTGGTGAGTAAGATATATTTTCCGCGAGAGATTCTTCCCATTTCTGCACTCTTGGCACGCTTGGTTGACGCTGGAATTTCATTTATTCTATTGATAATGCTTATGTTGTATTATCGTGTTGTTGTAAATCCAATGGAGTTGTTTTATTTCCCAATTATCCTTGCTGTCCAATGTTGTTTGTCTCTCGGAATAGGGTTCTTTGGAAGCGCTCTGCACGTTTTTTACCGCGATATGCGTCCTGTCATTATACTTGGGCTTCAGCTATGGTTCTACGCGTCGCCGGTTATTTATCCACTATCTGCCGTTCCTAACTCCTTGAAATCCCTGTATTCACTAAATCCTATGGTTGGTGTTATAGAATCATTTAGGGCGATAATGCTTTCCCAACAAATCTCTGGATCTGTGATCGTTCCTGCGGCGCTTCTGGCTGTCTTAATCCTGATATTTGGTTATTGGTTTTTCAAGAGGGCGGAATTTCAGTTTGCAGATGTAATTTAA
- a CDS encoding ABC transporter ATP-binding protein yields the protein MKPTLVVENLSKQYRKGKGLTNLRDVLTIRRRADSEKFHWAVKDVNFSLKAGEALGIIGPNGAGKTTILKLLSQVTKPTVGQIRVNGRMSALIELGAGFHQDLSGRENIYLNGTILGMKRSEIKSRFDAIVDFAGIGEYLDTPVKRYSSGMYARLGFAIAAHVDPQILLVDEVLAVGDYAFQQKCYARMDYLRSQGTSIILVSHNMEVVRRVCEKGLVMYRGEDIFQGASSEAVATYSNTLREAARKLSAQVPLEDGVAQRVMTFDVEIEQVKLLDERGELVSVIRSGTMARIAMDIRVNKDVVDPIFSIAIRTSDGIMVYDTTTRWMSVNTERFRQGSRSRVEFVLKMHLLDGSYQLGVDIAESNFHYLYDSIESALSFSVIGSPDAKGLANLDAEFRVFREQIKG from the coding sequence ATGAAACCGACGCTCGTAGTTGAAAATCTTTCAAAGCAGTATAGGAAAGGCAAGGGGCTAACAAATCTTCGCGACGTGCTTACTATTCGTAGGCGTGCAGACTCTGAGAAATTTCACTGGGCCGTTAAGGATGTAAATTTTTCTCTTAAAGCAGGTGAAGCCTTAGGTATTATCGGTCCAAACGGAGCAGGGAAAACTACAATCTTAAAACTTCTATCTCAGGTGACAAAACCTACAGTTGGCCAAATTCGTGTAAACGGTAGAATGTCTGCTTTGATTGAGTTAGGAGCCGGGTTCCACCAGGATTTATCGGGTAGAGAAAATATATATCTCAATGGAACAATCCTTGGGATGAAAAGATCCGAAATCAAATCTCGTTTTGACGCAATCGTTGATTTTGCCGGCATTGGAGAGTATTTAGATACCCCGGTGAAACGATATTCATCGGGAATGTACGCTCGCTTGGGTTTTGCTATTGCTGCTCATGTAGACCCACAAATATTATTGGTTGATGAAGTTCTGGCTGTGGGCGATTATGCATTTCAGCAAAAATGTTACGCGCGCATGGATTATTTGCGTTCCCAAGGCACATCGATAATCCTTGTATCTCATAATATGGAAGTTGTGCGACGTGTATGCGAGAAGGGATTGGTCATGTATCGAGGTGAAGATATTTTTCAAGGCGCTTCCTCAGAGGCGGTAGCAACCTATTCTAATACGCTGCGCGAGGCGGCAAGAAAATTAAGTGCACAGGTTCCATTGGAAGATGGCGTTGCCCAAAGAGTGATGACGTTCGATGTCGAGATCGAACAAGTTAAGTTATTGGATGAAAGAGGGGAATTGGTTTCAGTGATCAGGTCGGGGACAATGGCCCGCATTGCAATGGATATTCGCGTGAATAAAGATGTGGTTGATCCGATTTTTTCCATTGCCATTCGCACATCCGATGGCATCATGGTCTATGATACAACTACCCGCTGGATGAGCGTCAATACGGAAAGGTTTCGTCAAGGAAGCCGTAGTCGCGTAGAATTTGTGCTGAAAATGCATCTCCTCGATGGCTCCTATCAGTTAGGTGTTGACATTGCAGAATCCAACTTCCACTATTTATATGATTCTATTGAGAGCGCTCTAAGTTTTTCTGTTATTGGTTCTCCGGATGCAAAAGGATTGGCAAACTTGGACGCAGAATTTAGGGTGTTTAGAGAGCAAATTAAAGGTTAA